Proteins found in one Mustela lutreola isolate mMusLut2 chromosome 12, mMusLut2.pri, whole genome shotgun sequence genomic segment:
- the LOC131812417 gene encoding olfactory receptor 1B1 has product MGCSPNASHSSVFLLLGFSRPRISPGLLFFLFLAIYLVTIIGNMTLVLLISRDSRLHSPMYYLLRGLSVIDMGLSTVTLPQLLAHLVSNYPAISAARCLAQFFFFYAFGVTDTLVISVMALDRYVAICNPLHYHSVMSRQLCACLLALSWVVSIVHTMLHVGLLLPLYWDGDAEGNVKLPHFFCDHRPLLRASCSDIHSNELAIFLEGGFLMLGPCALIVLSYARIGATILRLPSAAGRHRAVSTCGSHLTMVGFLYGTIIWVYFQPPSQNSQEQDMVAAVMYTAITPLANPFVYSLRNKDVKSALHRLLGLGRADS; this is encoded by the coding sequence ATGGGCTGCTCCCCTAATGCTTCACATTCTTCAGTCTTCTTACTCCTTGGGTTCTCAAGACCTAGAATCTCTCCAGgtctccttttcttcctgttcCTGGCTATTTACCTGGTCACCATAATAGGGAACATGACTCTAGTGCTACTTATCTCCCGGGACTCCAGGCTCCACTCACCTATGTATTATCTGCTCCGTGGTCTCTCTGTCATAGACATGGGGCTGTCCACTGTCACCCTGCCCCAGTTGTTGGCCCATCTAGTCTCTAATTACCCAGCCATTTCTGCTGCCCGCTGCCTGGCccagttctttttcttctatgcATTTGGAGTTACAGATACACTTGTTATTTCTGTCATGGCTCTGGATCGTTATGTGGCCATCTGTAATCCCCTGCACTACCATTCAGTGATGAGTCGCCAACTCTGTGCCTGCCTACTGGCCTTGAGTTGGGTGGTGTCCATAGTGCACACCATGCTGCATGTGGGACTTCTCTTGCCTCTTTACTGGGATGGGGATGCTGAGGGCAATGTTAAACTTCCCCACTTCTTTTGTGACCATCGACCACTTCTGCGAGCCTCTTGCTCTGACATACATTCCAATGAGCTGGCCATATTCTTGGAGGGTGGCTTCCTCATGCTAGGTCCCTGTGCCCTCATTGTACTCTCCTATGCTCGCATTGGGGCCACCATCCTACGTTTGCCTTCAGCTGCTGGTCGCCACCGGGCAGTCTCCACCTGTGGATCCCACCTCACCATGGTTGGCTTCCTCTATGGCACCATCATCTGGGTCTACTTTCAGCCTCCTTCCCAGAACTCTCAAGAACAGGACATGGTGGCTGCTGTGATGTACACTGCCATTACCCCTTTGGCCAACCCTTTTGTGTATAGCCTCCGCAACAAGGATGTCAAGAGTGCCCTTCACAGGCTGCTTGGACTGGGGAGGGCGGACTCCTGA
- the LOC131813003 gene encoding olfactory receptor 1361-like encodes MATRNRTEVTEFVLLGLSSWPEMQPVIFGIVLSMYLVALMGNALLVIVALSDPKLQTPMYFLLSQLSFIDMFLTTITVPQMLVHTLSANRTISFNCCMIQLFFFMAVGSMEGHLLAAMAYDRYVAICDPLRYSAIISHHLCLRITLTSWVVVSLNSLLYSVLVTRLTFCDNQVIHFFCDITPLLKLSCTRPVVNEMLIFTEGVAVVVSPFFFILGSYARIGIAIVRMHSVSALRKALSTCSSHILVVLLLYGSVIRMYLRPSSSYDLDQDRQVAIFYTVVTPMLNPLIYSLRNQEVKGALRRLFRKLSISGSFQPGSQVNRRCQHVS; translated from the coding sequence ATGGCCACTAGAAACAGGACAGAAGTAACTGAATTTGTCTTATTGGGCCTGTCCAGCTGGCCAGAGATGCAGCCAGTTATTTTCGGGATTGTCCTTTCCATGTACCTGGTGGCACTTATGGGCAATGCCCTATTAGTAATTGTTGCCCTTTCAGACCCCAAGCTTCAGACCCCAATGTATTTCCTGCTCAGTCAGCTTTCCTTCATTGACATGTTTCTGACAACCATCACTGTTCCCCAGATGCTGGTGCACACACTGTCTGCAAATAGAACCATCTCCTTTAATTGCTGCATGATCCAgctgttcttttttatggctgtgggCAGCATGGAAGGCCACTTGCTGGCTgccatggcctatgaccgctatgttgCCATCTGTGACCCCTTAAGATACTCTGCCATCATCAGCCATCACCTCTGTCTGCGCATAACCTTGACCTCATGGGTGGTCGTCAGCCTCAACAGCCTCCTTTATAGTGTGTTGGTCACCCGCTTAACCTTTTGCGACAACCAGGTCATCCACTTCTTCTGTGACATCACACCCTTGCTGAAGCTCTCTTGCACCCGACCAGTGGTCAACGAAAtgctaatatttactgagggtGTAGCTGTGGTGGTCAGCCCCTTCTTCTTCATTTTAGGTTCCTATGCCCGCATTGGCATTGCCATAGTCCGCATGCACTCAGTTTCTGCCCTGCGCAAAGCCCTGTCCACATGTAGCTCCCACATTCTGGTTGTGCTGCTTCTGTATGGCTCTGTGATCCGCATGTACCTCCGGCCATCTTCCAGCTATGACTTGGACCAGGATCGCCAAGTTGCCATCTTTTACACAGTGGTTACCCCTATGCTAAACCCACTAATCTACAGTTTGCGGAACCAGGAAGTTAAAGGGGCTCTGCGAAGGCTTTTCAGGAAACTCTCCATCTCAGGAAGCTTCCAACCTGGTTCCCAGGTGAACAGGAGATGTCAGCACGTCTCCTGA
- the LOC131812090 gene encoding olfactory receptor 1Q1-like has product MVNTNWTSVSHFVLLGISAQPEEKVPLFLLFLLMYAINISGNFAIITLIISTPRLHTPMYIFLSNLALADICFTSTTVPKMLQNIFSPTKAISYMGCLAQTYFFICFAAMENFLLAAMAYDRYIAICYPLHYPRILTRMLCSQMVALCQILSHLHAMLHTFLMGRLIFCADNKIPHFFCDLYPLMKISCSSPYLNTLMIHTEGVIVINGALVFIIASYARIISVVLRSPSAKSKWRAFSTCGSHLTVVAIFYGTFTWVYFRPLTSYSAPEGRILTVMYTVVTPMLNPFIYSLRNGDVKGAFRKWVSRI; this is encoded by the coding sequence ATGGTCAATACCAACTGGACCAGTGTATCCCATTTTGTTCTCTTGGGCATTTCTGCCCAGCCGGAAGAGAAGGTTccactcttccttctttttctactgATGTATGCAATCAACATTTCGGGGAACTTTGCCATCATCACACTGATTATCTCTACTCCACGCCTCCACACCCCCATGTATATCTTCCTCAGTAACTTGGCTTTGGCAGACATCTGCTTCACCTCCACCACAGTCCCCAAAATGCTACAGAACATTTTTTCTCCTACCAAGGCTATTTCCTACATGGGATGCTTAGCTCAgacttatttcttcatttgctttgCAGCCATGGAAAACTTCCTTCTGGCTGCAATGGCCTATGACAGATACATTGCCATATGCTACCCTCTCCACTACCCTAGGATCCTGACCAGAATGCTATGTTCACAGATGGTGGCTCTGTGCCAGATCCTCTCTCATCTTCATGCCATGCTGCACACCTTTCTCATGGGCCGATTGATCTTCTGTGCAGATAACAAGATCCCCCATTTCTTCTGTGACCTCTACCCTCTGATGAAGATTTCCTGCTCCAGCCCCTACCTCAACACCCTAATGATTCATACAGAGGGTGTTATTGTCATCAATGGAGCTCTGGTCTTTATCATTGCTTCCTATGCCCGCATCATCTCAGTGGTCCTCCGGAGCCCCTCAGCCAAGAGCAAGTGGAGAGCCTTTTCTACCTGTGGCTCTCACCTCACTGTGGTGGCTATCTTCTATGGCACATTCACATGGGTCTACTTCCGGCCTCTTACCAGCTATTCGGCACCTGAGGGTCGCATCCTGACAGTCATGTACACAGTGGTAACCCCCATGTTGAACCCCTTCATTTATAGCCTGAGGAATGGGGATGTCAAGGGAGCCTTCAGAAAATGGGTGAGCAGAATATGA